Within Populus trichocarpa isolate Nisqually-1 chromosome 6, P.trichocarpa_v4.1, whole genome shotgun sequence, the genomic segment AAAGGAAACGATCTGCTTATAGTCTCTCTTTACATTGATGATCTTTTAATCACAGGTGGCAATGCCAAGCTTATTGAAGAGTTCAAAAgggaaatgatgaaattttttgaaatgacaGACCTTGGACTTATGGCATACTTTCTGGGAATGGAGATCAAATAGTTAGAAAATGAAGTTTTCATCTGTCAAAAGAAATATGCCAAGGAAATTCTCAAGAAGTTTTATATGGAGGACTGTAAGGCAATGGCTACTCTAACGAATCCAAAGGAGAGCTTAAGTAAGGAGGACGACATAGACAAAGTTGAAGAAGGCTATTTCAGAAGCATGATTGGTTGCCTAATGTACCTAACGGCAACCAGACCAGATATTCTTTTTACTGTAAGCATTCTCTCTCGTTACATGCATTATGCTAGTGTAATGCATCTTAAAGCTGCAAAAAGAGTCATTAGATACATCAAAGGAACTATTGACTTTGGTGTAAAATTCAAGAAGTGTCAAACTTCAAGTTGCTGGGATTTTCTGACAGTGATTGGGGTGGATTAGTGGATGACATGAAGAGTACATCTGGGTACTGTTTTAGCCTAAGATCAGGAGTTTTCTCATGGAGTTCCAAGAAGCAAGAAACTGTAGCACAATCTACTGCAGAGGCTGAATTTATTACTGCTACAGCAGTAGTGAATCAAGCATTATGGTTGAGGAAGTTGTTTTGTGATTTACATTTGAAGCAACAAAATGATACAGAATTGTTTGTGGACAATTAGGCAGCAATTACAATCTTCCACAATCCAGTTTTTCATGGAAAGACCAAGCATTTCAagatcaaatttttctttttaagagaaGTGCAAAAGGAAGGAGAAGTGAGCCACATTTATTGTAGATCTGAAGATCAGCTTGCAGACATTTTTATAAAACCTTTGCCAGTAAACAAGTTTGATCTTCTTAGGCACAGACTCGGAGTTTGCAGCTCCTAAAACATGGAGGAGTGTTAGTTGATTGTTTTTAGGACTGCAACGTGTCTAAGTATCAGAAATTGTTTTATGCTTCCATtctgtttttagtttttcctaGTCTTTAGGAAGTGGTTAGTTTGTTGAAACATGTTGCTATTCATGGCTTAATTCTCGGTCttagttatttttcagtttctaTATAATGTTAGCTTGttgcataataaaattgaattcccAGTTTGCATTCCCTTACTTACTGTTtctatctttcttctttcttctttcttcatatCCATAAACTTCTACCTCTGTTTtactcctttctttctttaaaacttATAACTTGGAACTCTATGTTGGGAATTCCGGCTCCCCTATGCGCGGACTGGTGATGTTCTGATAGTTGCCCATTAGAGGCTAAGCACACtaagacacaatatttaacgtggttcggcaaattgcctacatccacgggagagttccatattattagagatagagaaaggatacaatacAAATACATGAAGGAgaaggatcacttcactcaaactcaactcccagctcttattgctgcacttgcagctgctgcaatggcaacAAGGCTACAGCTATTGCAGCTCTTCACTTTCTCTCTTGGTCTCTCTACTGCACTCACAATCTCTCTCAAACTCTGCTCTCTCTtggtgcctatttataggcacgaatggtgccaccagctccagctcttcttcaacaatggtggctgccaacctttgacatTTGGGATGGGTGCACATGGTTGGTGCAGCTCCAGCTGCTGCATTTGTCAATGGATGGTGCTGTCCATTAATGGTTGCTGCACATTAATGACAAcaaacaatcaccccctttgccattcatgtggagcaactgtcctcttgcttcttcagcacaggcttgcatcttcagctcttccaagcttaccattctgaaAGCATCTTTGGCCAAGTTTACAGGTACTTGCCacacctttcaatcaccagagtcaccaaagcacaccttttctcacacaaaaaggatcactacaaccagatggtTTGCCAcatcacatctgaagagtgttatcGCTTGTCTCTAGAACAtacaacattccccttcgagcgtatcaaccatgctcggtccgaAATGATtttatcaagccttacaccaaggcttacaataCCCCTTCAAACAGAtattccaagtgcgacagtcattatctgagtatctcaatatgatcacgagctcaccactcttccaatagtctactcatccaggagttgcgcctgccctctgttccaccctaggaaccacaccttacttctccgtgagtctctcgctcttagtcctaagagtccaggtagctctccacctttaccGATGGGGGcaacccattaaaggttgatccacaTCTGTCTtgatactctgagtattacaatgtcaTTACCAAGCTCACCACCTtaacaagagtcaacttgttcccggaacctgcgcTTGCCCTCTGCTTATTCATAACAGTCGcatcttaatgctccacaagtcatccacttattgtccaaggcaaatgtcttctagctcattgatctttagcatgggggcattatccatgaaagtcaatcctgcatttatCTTCATACTCAttatagccacttcattggctatacacctgTATCTGTCCACTATtatccagccatcacattggctatGGGGCGTTCTGAACTGGGGTCATATCATGGCCCActcaccttctctaaggtgtctttgCCCGTTGTCATGAGGCGGTCTGAATtggggctcctatcatggccctcacaccttctctctaAGGTGTCTTTGCCTGTTGTCATAAGATGGTCTGAACTGGGGCTCATATcgtggccctcacaccttctctaaggtgtcttcgcctttcataggcggtcgcatcctccttcagctgagatgcttcaaaatAGCTCCAAAATTCTttaccaccatgtgcactatgggagagattattgccactgatcacatagaaagagaaagttgtggtatactcctcgcaatcctccatctcaatttctatgtttggagcttctacgcCTTTCTGTTtaacagctccacctacaccaactctctttggtgtcttcgcctttcatcataggcggtcgccttttatcacaggcgtttgcaccccctcaataaGGTGCCTCTACAATAGCTCATCTTTCCATCCTtacatgcattggaaaggtcttcgcttgttgtcttcatcaagagcataagagactttCTGATGTACAACTTCTACACAGTCTTTGCTCtaagcttcatctgggaactccttttctttttgcacctgttgtctcattacagtacctcatTGGATCTTACGGGTACttctgcacaatctccgtgtgccatcatgcaatttctgttctccagatttctccctatttcTTGCTTaagtttgacagcagctcatcctgtcacaacacctgtccaagtcaaaatagggtgccaatctttatcttctttgctgtatttctcttccactttcagggtcttcatcaatactctcctcgagaaatcacagtcaccgaatctaacttctttggagaaatcaccactccatcagatccttgaacatacggaacccaactatTCCTTTATGCCGTTGATTattacttaaaagtgcattctcattaaggctttgtatcatcgtattgcactaaagtatcgttaaattccctaactaaaacatgttttataataacaagtctaataatataatatatctttaatttatggtaaatgcttattttgaatgcaggtatatctcacaattcaaaggattgattaatgtgattaactattgaaagtgaagagacaaaaggAGGACTAGGCTAGAAGAAGAGATgatggttcaattccaaactggaacaccatttggttatttgatcatagctggagttgtagaactcggatttatgtccactttatatggatggaaagctaagacatagacctaaaactttcatgagagtccaagactcaattcttccgttttcaagttcaaatcttagcaataacagagaagtcggaacctgtcctgcagctcagacactgttcgattttcagctcatatcttgagttctagaagtccaaatgagctccagttttttttttgttggaaagttgagacaattgcccacagctttcatggaacaaagggctcaaattctgatgttagcaatgacattttggccagccaacaatatcaaaaaatcagctaacaatatcaagaaccagcagctaataatgtcaaaaaccagccaccaaatcaatggtagcctaccaatcaatagttctgaatcttagcctataaaaggaggcacttgccatgtatttagtcatattatttttcagatcaaaatcatgttcttgctttctctctttatatctttgtaatgttcaagttttctttcatactatattaatctcttgtttatgccttttcatttcccttcctataattagttaacttatatcatgtttatgttcttatgttgtttatttatatttttcttcttcattatgtttagctaagttaattatgtcaaggtgaaaaggttttactaatggtgttagaataggtataatataaactcaacatggacttcaatgtttatatccaagaaagtttgttattaacatgttttatctttttatcttactaattcttaataccttgcttgttaaatggttaatctagatttgtgttgtataacacttggtacatcaaatgcttgatccttcgtagttttcggccgacatcgttgttatgataagaacttgatttgttgttaacataagctagcaacatgaatgcctgatgatatttataagtatggtgttatttagataagatgattaatatgatcatgttaataatttataatgagctaataacgataaatcatccgattggaacctcctttgtgtgtggttttcaattgagtaataaaaagagtttatattatatttatttaaaataccattagtgaatcctctaaccttgacatctgttttattatttttaatccttacatcaatatcatttcccaaaactctcttcaactccttttttgttattattatcttcaaatctttctctttatttgtaatttatacatttcacctctctgtggttcgactccggtcttgccgagttatttattactttgacactcctgcacttgggataagacatcaacttttTGATCGTGTCAGCCGTCATCTTGAtagtcttcaaccgtttcattacaaactgctataaatacgaaaatagtaccgaatggataatccttccactaagcaagttcacAGGAAAGATTAGAGGGGTCACAccggtcccgcttaaaacccaatctcctagacagaacttcttaggccatatctatctaTTTTaatgtctttccgtatatacaaccatttgctagctttgttgcggctttcctttacaagtgatctggaatatcttggtttaatacatgatttctcaacatctggcgagactaccagtgcttagattcgtcaagattggtctttgtcaattttcactttacacctctaattgtccacATGATCAAGTGTCCAGGGTATCCCAATTTTGACTTTCCATAAGGCAACTAAAAAATttccccacttagcagttcaacacatgtaattgggtaaacatgtgtgatttttttcttcttcatctccatcgaccaccatgatgaccttcagatgcctcctaaTCGGGCAATCTCTCTTTAATAATTGACCATCaccattttttgtttcaatctcAATGATCGGACCATACCATTGCATCTGGAATGATCAAATTAGCtagaaacaagtctgaaatcatccaaatcgcatttcaaacgactaagatttgatcaaaaacattctggcctgatgagcggcccagattcaatctcagatccgatTTCACGTAGGATCAGCTACACTGAATCCTATCCCTCGGCTCGAGGCTCGGCTCCAACTCAGCTCGGCTCGTGGCTGATGACATGACTGGTGGGTCCCTCTGTGCTGATGTGTCAGATGACTGGgcgctgacatggcatgcctactgtgcatggtGACATCACCATTACATCAGGCTGACGTCATCCTTGGCAGGCTTACTGTGCATGCTAATGTCATAATTACGTCATGCTGACGTCATCATATCcgggtcgggtcagcccatccgggcgaagaagatgcttggggcgcgtctgcgcgcgtggACAGCCACCTTGTTGGCGCGTGCGGACATGTCCGAGGTCCGATTTCGAtgccgttttcaccagtggcttcgtctctttcTCCTCTACatagtggtatggtcaaaacacaatcttgacaactttcatttttgggcaaaatcaaacaccattttaaaccatatgctctgataccaattgttggggattccgaCTCCCCTATGCGCGGACTGGTGATGTTTTGATAGTTGCCtattggaggctaagcacaccgagacacaatatttaacgtggttcggcaaattgCTTACATCCATGGGAGAgttccatattattagagatagagaaatgatacaatacaaatacatggaggaggaggatcacttcactcaaactcaactcccagctcttaTTGTTGCACTTACGATTGCAGCCATTGCAGCTCTTCACTTTCTCTCTTGGTCTCTCTACTGCACTCACAATCTCTCTCAAACTCTGCTCTCTCTTgatgcctatttataggcaggaatggtgccaccagctccagctcttcttccaaaatggtggctgccaactccatctcttcttcaacaatggtggctgccaacctttgacatTTGGGATGGGTGCACATGGTTGATGCAGCTCCAGCTGCAGCTGCTGTATTTGTCAATGGACGGTGCTGTCCATTAATGGttgctgcacattaatggcaacaaACCCAACACTCTCGAGTAGGGGATCCATTATCAAGAACTAATAATTGTATAGTAGAGAGACATTCTAGTACCTTGTGTTTGATGAAAGCCCTAAATGTCAAATAGTGACCGCCAACATAGACAAGTTTTCCTAAACGTTCTGAACTTTTATTTCTTGTAGCATTAGATGAAGCTTCTCTCCTTTACTGAGGGGGGAAAAAAGGGGAGAAAGTTTTATAAGATTTCTTTTCTTGAGAGGATGGGAAGTAATAAGTGGTCATAATAAAGTTTTAGCTAATCGAAAGCAAGTTATTCCATTGGTCCTTCTATTTTGTAGTAATGATTGTGATGAGAGCAAGTGTTTATTCTTTATTAAGAATATCCTTTGATATTGATGGTAAGAAGTAAAGTATTTGTACCAATTCATACTCTTGCAGCATCATTCATATAAATGAAGCACACGATTTTGTGGAACCAGGactaaaaaatacacaaaattcAAGTTGGCAGCACAACCAGTAAATTAGTACACCAGAACTGCTCTTTCCATAATATTCAGTTACGTTTTAGCTGCAGAGGTATGAGTTGCATGTTTCTGCCTTTCATTGCTTCATTTCTCTAAGTCTCTCTACGTaagtttgaaagttttttttttcttttgcttttgatatTATACATATAGTTGAAATAAGATTTATAGTAGAAATAGGTGTTGCCATTCCACGTGTTAGAGAACATAGATTGTAATATAAACCTATTCGTAAACATCACCGAGCTTATAAAACAATTGTTGAGATCTTattcaactttgattttatgtattaaatattttaaagcttgattttgattatatataagaattcTAAGTCAATTCAATACTTCTCTCTTAATAtatgatctttttttataattgctttcatttgtttattgtttaCTTGGTATTACATTATTCAATGTGATTCATGTGAATTGCTAAGAAAGATGCTATAAATGCATAATTCGGTATACTGTTCTTGCATTATGTGATTACTACGTGTCTAGTATTCTGTTCCATCGATTAATGTCTCTTTAACTAAAGTTCATATCTGGCTTGTATTTCAGGAAAGCAAAGATGAATTGGTATAATTCTTATGAATGTGTTATCGAATTGTGGAACGAATGGGAGCTTCGCGCAATGATTTTGCTAAGTCTCTCGCTGCAAATTTTCCTCATTGTCACAGGTCATCAACGAAAGTATACAGCCGGAATCTGGTTCGGGATGTTTGTTTGGCTAGCATATTTGTCAGCAGATTGGTTGGCAACAGTTACATTGGGTATTCTTGCTAGTAGCCAGGGGGGTTCAGAATCCAAAGGTACAACTTCAAATGCAAGCTTCATCCCGGCATTTTGGGCACCGATGCTCCTTGTACACCTTGGTGGTCCTGACACTATAACTTCCTATTCAGTAGAGGACAACGAAATGTGGTCAAGGCACTTGCTACAACTATTAACCCAACTTGCGGTGGCCTTTTATGCATCGTTTAGGTCATGGTGGAGCAAGGATCCGCTCATATATGTAGTCATTCCCATCTTTGTTTCTGGAGTTATCAAATATGGAGAGAGGGTTTTGGTCCTCTGTTTAGCAAGCTCCGACCAGTTTAGGGACTCTGTAAACAAAGAAAGAGTGGCTCTACAAGGGCAAATAGAAAGGTCATTTCCAGACGAATACTTCGATGGCATGAGCACAGAATATATTGATGACATTTTGGGCTTTAATAGCATAATACCTGAGGCCAAATATCTCCATGAAGCTCACTTGCTGTTCCGAACTTCGAAGTTAGTATTTGCGGATTACCTTGTTACATTTCGTACTCATACGAACAGCTATCATAtgttgaaaagaaagaatgcCGTTGAGGCATTCAAATTGATAGAAGTTGAGGTGGGGTTCCTGTTTGATTTACTTTTCACCAAGGTgatgacaacagttcgttggaGACCACGCATCATTCTCCGCTTCATCAACTTTCTGTCCCCTGTTTCTGCATTAATAGCATTCTCATCAATGACCAGAAAGTCCCATACCTATTccaaaattgatattattatatcataCTTATTGCTGTTTGGAGCTGTTGTTCTAGAGATTTACTCGgccattttgatgtttttctctGATTGGGCTATGCTTTGGCTTAGCAAGCAAAGGAAGCCACCGGCGGATTCTTTTTATCGAGGTATTTGTTCTTCACGGTTGCTATCGTTTTTTAGCAATAACGAAAGGTGGAAAGCATCTATGGCCCAAAATAGGCTAACGGATTATCCAAAGACATCAAGCAAACACATCCCAAAACTCTTTAGCACTGGTAACATTCAGAACTGGGaggttgttgttgatgatttaaaGGAATTGATCTTTAAACGTCTCTTAGATATGCGTTCAAGATGCAATTTCCCAGGTGATAAAAATGACATACTGGAAGAGAGAGGTGAGCATGCACTCAGAAGTAAGAGATGCGATGTAAAATTGCAACGGTATCTGGAACAAATAAACTTTCATAATAGCTTGCTAACATGGCACATTGCTGTTAATAATTGTTTCGACCAGGATTCTTCGGATTCAATTCATCGTAACATGAGCAGATCTTTATCTCGTTACATGATGTATCTATGGAAGGACTTGCCGTTGATGCTACCTAAAGCGTTGGGTGAACCATTGTACAAGCTATCCTTTCGCGTGCGGGATGATGCTGAGAAGCTCAGCAAATTATTGGACTGGCAGCAGGAAAAGGAGAGTTGGTCAGTTGATGAGAAATGGGAATTGATAAGTGAAGTGTTGGTAgagatgctaacttatgttgcgAGTCAATGTAAATGGAAAGAGCATGCTCGAGCACTTAAAGGAGGAGGAGAGCTACTCACTTTGGTGGCCATTCTTATGGCTCATCTTGGTCTCCATGGGCAGTGCATCTATAACTAATTAACTAATGCTATTATATGTACAAATTTATGAATGATTTTATGTAATAATATACAATGATAGCTTCATAACTTTCATATAACACTTCGATTTAACCAGACGTGATGCTTATGAAGTTTTAGTATATTGTTTGTTAAAGAAACAACGATTGAGCAGGATTCTGTTCAAAGGAATCAAAGCTCACAATATAATTATCTAAGTTAACATTCGCAATCCTACAGAAATTTCTTTGGCTGTGATaaggtgtttgatgaaatttcTGACTGAAACGGAGATGAAAAGGATATGAAAACAGGATTgctgggttttaattttt encodes:
- the LOC7458498 gene encoding uncharacterized protein LOC7458498, translating into MNWYNSYECVIELWNEWELRAMILLSLSLQIFLIVTGHQRKYTAGIWFGMFVWLAYLSADWLATVTLGILASSQGGSESKGTTSNASFIPAFWAPMLLVHLGGPDTITSYSVEDNEMWSRHLLQLLTQLAVAFYASFRSWWSKDPLIYVVIPIFVSGVIKYGERVLVLCLASSDQFRDSVNKERVALQGQIERSFPDEYFDGMSTEYIDDILGFNSIIPEAKYLHEAHLLFRTSKLVFADYLVTFRTHTNSYHMLKRKNAVEAFKLIEVEVGFLFDLLFTKVMTTVRWRPRIILRFINFLSPVSALIAFSSMTRKSHTYSKIDIIISYLLLFGAVVLEIYSAILMFFSDWAMLWLSKQRKPPADSFYRGICSSRLLSFFSNNERWKASMAQNRLTDYPKTSSKHIPKLFSTGNIQNWEVVVDDLKELIFKRLLDMRSRCNFPGDKNDILEERGEHALRSKRCDVKLQRYLEQINFHNSLLTWHIAVNNCFDQDSSDSIHRNMSRSLSRYMMYLWKDLPLMLPKALGEPLYKLSFRVRDDAEKLSKLLDWQQEKESWSVDEKWELISEVLVEMLTYVASQCKWKEHARALKGGGELLTLVAILMAHLGLHGQCIYN